The following proteins come from a genomic window of Heyndrickxia acidicola:
- a CDS encoding LysE/ArgO family amino acid transporter: MLEPFFHGIILALGLILPLGVQNVFIFNQGVFQPRFVNALPAIITASLCDTLLILVSVLGVSFVILGSFWIKIILIGTGCIFLIYMGWTTWNSKPSNEREVSANKFSLKKQVFYTVSVSLLNPNAIMDTVGVIGTSSLRYQGDDKVIFAFACILVSWIWFFGLSLIGRISGKLDSSGKFLLTLNKISALVMWGAAVYLLFTLFRK; the protein is encoded by the coding sequence ATGTTAGAACCATTTTTTCATGGAATTATTCTTGCACTAGGGCTGATACTTCCTCTTGGTGTCCAAAATGTTTTTATTTTTAATCAAGGGGTATTTCAGCCACGTTTTGTTAATGCATTACCAGCTATCATAACAGCTTCTTTGTGTGATACCCTCTTAATCCTGGTATCTGTTTTAGGTGTTTCATTTGTTATTTTAGGTTCATTTTGGATAAAAATAATTTTAATTGGGACAGGTTGTATTTTTTTAATTTATATGGGATGGACCACATGGAATAGTAAACCAAGTAATGAAAGAGAAGTAAGTGCGAATAAATTTTCTTTAAAGAAACAAGTATTTTATACAGTATCTGTTTCATTACTGAATCCTAATGCCATCATGGACACAGTAGGCGTAATTGGAACAAGTTCTTTAAGATACCAAGGAGACGATAAAGTAATCTTTGCTTTTGCTTGTATTTTGGTTTCATGGATTTGGTTTTTTGGACTTTCACTAATTGGTCGAATAAGTGGAAAACTTGATTCATCTGGTAAATTTTTGTTGACATTAAATAAAATATCAGCCCTAGTTATGTGGGGGGCAGCAGTCTATCTATTGTTTACTTTATTTAGGAAATAG